The following are from one region of the Streptomyces decoyicus genome:
- a CDS encoding response regulator — protein sequence MIAEDSVLLRIGLVKVVEMAGFEVVAEAGDAQELLAAVGEHRPDLAVVDVRMPPGFTDEGVRAALSIRRDRPGTAVLMLSQYVEERYAADLLATNTSGVGYLLKQRVADVEEFIEALRRVASGGTALDPQVVAQLLVRRASDPLERLTARERDVLALMAEGRSNAGIAAQLVVSESAVAKHINNILAKLDLPKADADHRRVLAVLQFLGVGGQGASALAPGHHHPAP from the coding sequence GTGATCGCCGAGGACTCCGTACTGCTGCGGATCGGGCTGGTCAAGGTGGTGGAGATGGCCGGGTTCGAGGTGGTGGCCGAGGCGGGGGACGCGCAGGAGCTGCTGGCGGCGGTCGGGGAACACCGGCCCGACCTCGCGGTGGTGGACGTCCGGATGCCCCCCGGTTTCACGGACGAGGGCGTACGCGCCGCACTGTCCATCCGCCGGGACCGGCCCGGCACGGCCGTGTTGATGCTCTCCCAGTACGTCGAGGAGCGCTACGCGGCCGATCTGCTCGCGACGAACACCAGCGGCGTCGGCTATCTGCTCAAACAACGGGTCGCGGACGTCGAGGAGTTCATCGAGGCACTGCGCCGGGTGGCGTCCGGCGGCACCGCGCTCGACCCGCAGGTCGTCGCCCAGCTGCTGGTGCGCCGGGCGAGCGATCCGCTGGAGCGGCTGACGGCCCGCGAACGGGACGTCCTCGCCCTGATGGCCGAGGGCCGCTCCAATGCGGGCATCGCCGCCCAGCTCGTGGTGAGCGAGAGTGCGGTCGCCAAACACATCAACAACATCCTCGCCAAACTGGACCTGCCGAAGGCGGACGCGGACCACCGGCGGGTGCTGGCGGTGCTGCAATTCCTCGGGGTGGGGGGCCAGGGTGCGTCGGCCCTTGCTCCCGGACACCACCACCCGGCTCCCTGA
- a CDS encoding anthrone oxygenase family protein: protein MRVLQTATLLGATLGVGLMAGLFAAFAYAVMPGLRRSADRTFVEAVQNINRAIVNGWFLLPFLLPIPLLVLATVLAWNGTGRMALPWILAALVLYSAGFFVTGGVNVPLNNALDNALDNAPDNALDSAPDNVLDKAPRDDGPAALGDAGGSRGSRGSRGFGGPAGMADRPGVLKAARDNFEGRWVTWNIVRALAHTAAFGMLAWALFLHGVAGAGAG from the coding sequence ATGAGAGTCCTGCAGACCGCCACGCTCCTGGGCGCGACCCTCGGCGTGGGTCTGATGGCCGGCCTGTTCGCCGCCTTTGCCTACGCGGTGATGCCGGGTCTCCGGCGGTCCGCCGACCGCACCTTCGTAGAGGCCGTGCAGAACATCAACAGGGCCATCGTCAACGGCTGGTTCCTGCTCCCCTTTCTGCTGCCGATCCCCTTGCTCGTCCTCGCCACCGTCCTGGCCTGGAACGGGACCGGCCGGATGGCACTGCCGTGGATTCTCGCCGCGCTGGTGCTGTACTCGGCGGGCTTCTTCGTCACCGGCGGCGTCAACGTCCCGCTCAACAACGCCCTCGACAACGCCCTCGACAACGCGCCCGACAACGCCCTCGACAGCGCGCCCGACAACGTCCTCGACAAGGCCCCGAGGGACGACGGCCCGGCTGCCTTGGGCGACGCCGGCGGCTCGCGCGGCTCCCGCGGCTCCCGCGGCTTCGGCGGACCGGCCGGCATGGCCGACCGGCCCGGTGTGCTCAAGGCCGCGCGGGACAACTTCGAGGGCCGGTGGGTCACCTGGAACATCGTGCGCGCGCTCGCCCACACCGCCGCCTTCGGCATGCTCGCCTGGGCTCTCTTCCTGCATGGCGTGGCGGGGGCGGGGGCGGGGTGA
- a CDS encoding metal ABC transporter substrate-binding protein: MNIRRHISTAALAGVSVLGLLALSACSPAGGARTEDGKLRVTASFYPMEFLARQIGGEHVEVTDLTKPGVEPHDLELSPRQTAELGESGAVVYLKGLQPAVDDAVAQSGNKHVADAASLTSLSKHGTEVDGHHHTTGDNHSHSEAEGGNDPHIWLDPVKYAEVAKGVNKTLAKADPAHKADFQKNTDALVKKLDGLDKEFRDKLEKRSADTFLTTHAAFGYLAQRYGLTEEAISGLDPESEPSAHRIKDLHTLAKKHHVSTVFFETIANPATAKALAGDLHLKTDVLDPLEGINDKSRGRDYFEVQHANLAALQKALGNK, from the coding sequence ATGAACATACGCCGTCATATATCCACCGCGGCCCTCGCCGGAGTCTCGGTGCTCGGCCTGCTGGCTCTGTCCGCCTGCTCCCCCGCCGGCGGCGCCCGCACCGAGGACGGCAAGCTGCGGGTGACAGCGTCCTTCTATCCCATGGAATTCCTCGCCCGGCAGATCGGCGGGGAGCACGTCGAGGTGACCGACCTCACCAAGCCGGGTGTCGAGCCGCATGACCTGGAGCTCAGCCCGCGGCAGACCGCCGAGCTGGGCGAGTCCGGAGCGGTCGTCTACCTCAAGGGCCTCCAGCCCGCCGTGGACGACGCCGTCGCGCAGTCCGGCAACAAGCACGTCGCCGACGCCGCCTCGCTGACCTCCCTCTCAAAGCACGGCACCGAGGTCGACGGCCACCACCACACCACCGGCGACAACCACTCGCACTCCGAGGCCGAGGGCGGCAACGACCCCCACATCTGGCTCGACCCCGTGAAGTACGCCGAGGTCGCCAAGGGCGTCAACAAGACCCTCGCCAAGGCGGACCCGGCCCACAAGGCCGACTTCCAGAAGAACACCGATGCGCTGGTGAAGAAGCTGGACGGGCTGGACAAGGAGTTCCGGGACAAGCTGGAGAAGCGGTCCGCGGACACCTTCCTCACCACCCACGCGGCCTTCGGCTATCTCGCCCAGCGCTACGGCCTGACCGAGGAGGCCATCAGCGGCCTCGACCCCGAGTCCGAGCCCAGCGCCCACCGCATCAAGGACCTGCACACCCTCGCGAAGAAGCACCACGTCTCGACGGTCTTCTTCGAGACGATCGCCAACCCGGCCACCGCCAAGGCCCTGGCCGGTGACCTGCACCTGAAGACCGATGTCCTCGACCCGCTGGAAGGCATCAACGACAAGTCCCGCGGCCGGGACTATTTCGAGGTGCAGCACGCCAACCTCGCCGCGCTCCAGAAGGCGCTCGGCAACAAGTGA
- a CDS encoding DUF2087 domain-containing protein — translation MSDHEASGSQGVASLFSRGRLTAIPRKAARREQLLVHLTETLFERDRAYTEREVNEALLTVHEDCSALRRYLVVAGLLTRPKDGSSYRRVG, via the coding sequence ATGTCCGACCATGAAGCCAGCGGTTCACAGGGGGTGGCCTCCCTCTTCTCCCGGGGGCGGCTGACGGCGATCCCACGGAAGGCGGCCCGCCGCGAGCAACTGCTCGTCCATCTCACGGAGACGTTGTTCGAGCGGGACCGGGCGTACACCGAGCGCGAGGTCAACGAGGCACTGCTGACGGTGCACGAAGACTGCTCGGCGCTGCGCCGCTACCTCGTCGTGGCGGGCCTGCTGACCAGGCCCAAGGACGGCAGCAGTTACCGGAGGGTCGGGTAG
- a CDS encoding metal ABC transporter ATP-binding protein yields the protein MNQSPAQPVIDLHGATASLGARPVLRGVDLTVRSGEVVALLGANGSGKSTAVRSVIGQVPLTGGELSLFGTPFRRFRDWARIGYVPQRTTAAGGVPATVREVVTAGRLARTKLGILRKADRAAVHRALELVGMADRAKDSVNALSGGQHQRVLIARALAGEPELLIMDEPMAGVDLASQEVLASALREQVGRGTTVLLVLHELGPLEPLIDRAVVLRDGCVVHDGPPPEAVGQHALPGHDHVHPHADAAAEPIRTGLLS from the coding sequence ATGAACCAGTCGCCCGCCCAGCCGGTCATCGACCTGCACGGGGCCACCGCCTCCCTGGGAGCCCGCCCCGTGCTGCGCGGCGTCGACCTGACCGTGCGCTCCGGCGAGGTCGTGGCCCTGCTCGGCGCCAACGGCTCCGGCAAGTCCACCGCCGTACGCTCCGTGATCGGCCAGGTCCCGCTCACCGGCGGCGAGCTGTCCCTCTTCGGTACGCCGTTCCGCCGGTTCAGGGACTGGGCCCGGATCGGGTACGTACCGCAGCGCACCACCGCGGCCGGCGGCGTCCCCGCCACCGTCCGCGAGGTCGTCACGGCCGGCCGGCTCGCCCGTACGAAACTGGGCATCCTGCGCAAGGCCGACCGGGCCGCGGTGCACCGCGCCCTGGAGCTGGTCGGCATGGCGGACCGGGCCAAGGACTCCGTCAACGCGCTCTCCGGCGGACAGCACCAGCGGGTGCTGATCGCCCGCGCGCTGGCCGGCGAACCGGAGCTGCTGATCATGGACGAGCCGATGGCCGGCGTCGACCTGGCCAGCCAGGAGGTGCTCGCCTCCGCACTGCGCGAACAGGTCGGCCGCGGCACGACGGTCCTGCTCGTCCTGCACGAGCTGGGCCCGCTGGAGCCGCTGATCGACCGCGCGGTGGTGCTGCGGGACGGCTGCGTCGTCCACGACGGCCCGCCGCCCGAGGCCGTGGGCCAGCACGCGCTGCCCGGCCATGACCATGTCCACCCGCACGCCGATGCGGCCGCGGAACCGATCCGGACGGGGCTGCTGAGCTGA
- a CDS encoding metal ABC transporter permease, with translation MEILNYAFMQRALIAALIVGVTAPAIGIYLVQRRQALMGDGIGHVALTGVGLGFLLNTSPVWVATAVAIAGSVVMELIRWYGKTRGDLALAMLFYGGMAGGVMLMNLSDAGSNANLGTYLFGSITTVSPQDMTTIYVLAALVLAITIGLRRQLFAVCQDEEFARVTGLPVRLLNLLVAVTAAVTVTVAMRVVGLLLVSALMVIPVAAAQQISRSFAVTFAVAVAIGVAVTLTGTATSYYVDVPSGATIVLFAIALFVLFTALAAPLAKKRARTAAEDAKGCTLEVPGGPTATDDVSVAG, from the coding sequence ATGGAAATCCTGAACTACGCCTTCATGCAGCGGGCCTTGATCGCCGCCCTGATCGTCGGCGTCACCGCTCCCGCCATCGGCATCTACCTCGTCCAGCGCCGCCAGGCCCTGATGGGCGACGGAATCGGCCATGTCGCGCTCACCGGCGTCGGCCTCGGCTTTCTGCTCAACACCAGCCCGGTGTGGGTCGCCACCGCCGTCGCCATCGCCGGCTCCGTCGTCATGGAGCTGATCCGCTGGTACGGCAAGACCCGCGGTGACCTCGCGCTGGCCATGCTGTTCTACGGCGGCATGGCGGGCGGTGTGATGCTGATGAACCTCTCCGACGCCGGCTCCAACGCCAACCTCGGCACCTACCTCTTCGGCTCGATCACCACCGTCTCCCCGCAGGACATGACCACGATCTACGTCCTGGCGGCCCTGGTACTGGCGATCACGATCGGGCTGCGCCGCCAGCTGTTCGCCGTCTGCCAGGATGAGGAGTTCGCCCGGGTGACGGGCCTGCCGGTGCGGCTGCTCAATCTGCTGGTCGCCGTCACCGCCGCGGTCACCGTCACCGTCGCCATGCGCGTCGTCGGGCTGCTGCTGGTCAGCGCCCTGATGGTGATCCCGGTAGCGGCCGCACAGCAGATCAGCCGCAGCTTCGCGGTCACCTTCGCGGTGGCCGTCGCGATCGGTGTCGCGGTCACTCTTACGGGCACCGCCACCTCGTACTACGTGGACGTGCCGTCCGGCGCCACGATCGTGCTGTTCGCCATCGCCCTGTTCGTCCTCTTCACGGCGCTCGCCGCGCCGCTCGCGAAAAAGCGCGCCAGGACTGCCGCAGAGGACGCCAAGGGGTGCACCCTGGAGGTACCCGGCGGCCCCACCGCCACGGACGACGTGAGCGTGGCCGGATGA
- a CDS encoding sensor histidine kinase: protein MTVPPRLRRALVRMRRDIAFIAAGMTLHLLPLLLHFWVVMLLLGTVLDPDPDTPVVLAFTLPLLFVAGWGLTEPQRWRFRALCGVELPRLRFREIKRQFGYNLLIGPLLAVLEILLLALLLAAVAASLVLVWVWLVPSQWRRDHGGYAVPAGYLTAVGLPALAAVPPLAGGLVRLEILVGRAVLGVSRSDELARRVEDLTESRAGAVDAADAERRRIERDLHDGAQQRLVSLALNLGLAKATLTDLPPEAQQVIDAAHREAKDAIEELNNLVRGLHPAVLDELGLDAALSGLAARAPLPVRLRVDLPADLPADLPQRTAPAVEAVAYFVVSEALTNIAKHAREASRAEVTVTRLGEILRVVIADDGTGGADPSRGSGLRGLAQRVRSVDGTFRMSSPVGGPTMMSVELPCPM from the coding sequence ATGACCGTCCCGCCCCGGCTGCGCCGGGCTCTCGTACGTATGCGGCGTGACATCGCCTTCATAGCCGCCGGGATGACGCTGCATCTCCTCCCGCTGCTGCTGCACTTCTGGGTGGTGATGCTGCTGCTCGGCACGGTGCTCGACCCGGACCCCGATACGCCGGTGGTGCTGGCGTTCACGCTTCCCCTGCTGTTCGTCGCGGGCTGGGGGCTGACCGAGCCGCAGCGCTGGCGGTTCCGGGCGCTGTGCGGAGTGGAGCTGCCGCGACTGCGGTTCAGGGAGATCAAGCGGCAGTTCGGCTACAACTTGCTGATCGGTCCGCTGCTCGCGGTGCTGGAAATCCTGCTGCTGGCACTGCTTTTGGCAGCGGTGGCGGCGTCGTTGGTCCTGGTGTGGGTGTGGCTGGTGCCGTCGCAGTGGCGGCGCGACCACGGGGGCTACGCCGTCCCGGCCGGATACCTCACGGCGGTGGGGCTGCCGGCGCTCGCCGCGGTGCCCCCGCTCGCCGGCGGGCTCGTACGGCTGGAGATCCTGGTGGGGCGGGCGGTGCTGGGGGTGAGCCGGTCCGACGAGCTGGCGCGCAGGGTCGAGGACCTCACCGAGAGCCGGGCCGGTGCGGTGGACGCCGCCGACGCCGAGCGACGGCGCATCGAGCGCGATCTGCATGACGGCGCACAGCAGCGGCTGGTGTCACTGGCCCTGAACCTCGGGCTGGCCAAGGCCACGCTGACGGACCTGCCACCGGAGGCGCAGCAGGTCATCGATGCCGCGCACCGTGAGGCGAAGGACGCGATCGAGGAGCTCAACAACCTGGTGCGCGGGCTCCATCCGGCCGTTCTGGACGAACTGGGGCTGGATGCGGCGCTGTCGGGTCTCGCGGCCCGCGCGCCACTGCCCGTACGGCTGCGGGTGGATCTGCCGGCGGATCTGCCGGCGGATCTGCCGCAGCGCACGGCGCCGGCCGTCGAGGCGGTCGCGTACTTCGTCGTCTCCGAGGCGCTGACGAACATCGCCAAGCATGCGCGGGAGGCCAGCCGGGCGGAGGTGACGGTCACCCGGCTCGGCGAGATACTTCGGGTGGTGATCGCCGACGACGGGACGGGCGGCGCCGATCCGTCCAGGGGGAGCGGTCTGAGGGGGCTCGCCCAGCGCGTGCGGTCCGTGGACGGAACATTCCGGATGAGCAGCCCCGTGGGGGGCCCGACCATGATGAGCGTGGAGCTGCCGTGCCCGATGTGA
- a CDS encoding glycine--tRNA ligase, whose amino-acid sequence MAADKIDTIVSLSKRRGFVYPCSEIYGGSRAAWDYGPLGVELKENIKRQWWRAMVTSREDVVGLDSSVILAPEVWQASGHVATFTDPLTECTSCHKRFRADHLEEAYEAKHGRLPANGLADLNCPHCGNKGSFTEPKQFSGLLSTHLGPSQDTASVAYLRPETAQGIFTNFAQVQQTSRKKPPFGIAQMGKSFRNEITPGNFIFRTREFEQMEMEFFVKPGEDEQWQEYWMEQRWNWYRDLGIREENIRWFEHPAEKLSHYSKRTADIEYRFNFGGTEFSELEGVANRTDYDLSAHAKASGQDLSYFDQEAGERWTPYVIEPAAGVNRAMLAFMLDAYIEDEAPNAKGKMEKRTVMQLDPRLAPVKVAVLPLSRNPQLSPKAKGLATDLRKNWNIEFDDAGAIGRRYRRQDEIGTPFCVTVDFDTLDDNAVTVRERDTMKQERVSLDQIQAYLGARLLGC is encoded by the coding sequence GTGGCCGCCGACAAGATCGATACCATCGTCAGCCTGAGCAAGCGCCGTGGCTTCGTATACCCGTGCAGTGAGATCTACGGCGGCTCCCGCGCTGCCTGGGACTACGGTCCCCTGGGCGTCGAGCTCAAGGAGAACATCAAGCGTCAGTGGTGGCGCGCCATGGTCACCTCGCGCGAAGACGTCGTCGGTCTCGACTCGTCGGTGATCCTGGCCCCCGAGGTCTGGCAGGCGTCCGGCCACGTCGCCACCTTCACCGACCCGCTCACCGAGTGCACCTCCTGCCACAAGCGCTTCCGCGCCGACCACCTGGAAGAGGCGTACGAGGCCAAGCACGGCCGGCTCCCGGCGAACGGCCTCGCCGACCTGAACTGCCCGCACTGCGGCAACAAGGGCAGCTTCACCGAGCCCAAGCAGTTCTCCGGCCTGCTCTCCACCCACCTCGGCCCCTCGCAGGACACCGCCTCGGTCGCCTACCTGCGCCCCGAGACCGCGCAGGGCATCTTCACCAACTTCGCCCAGGTGCAGCAGACTTCCCGCAAGAAGCCGCCGTTCGGCATCGCGCAGATGGGCAAGTCCTTCCGCAACGAGATCACGCCCGGCAACTTCATCTTCCGGACCCGCGAGTTCGAGCAGATGGAGATGGAGTTCTTCGTCAAGCCGGGCGAGGACGAGCAGTGGCAGGAATACTGGATGGAGCAGCGGTGGAACTGGTACCGCGACCTCGGCATCCGCGAGGAGAACATCCGGTGGTTCGAGCACCCGGCCGAGAAGCTCTCGCACTACTCCAAGCGCACCGCTGACATCGAGTACCGCTTCAACTTCGGCGGCACCGAGTTCTCCGAGCTGGAGGGTGTGGCCAACCGCACCGACTACGACCTGTCCGCGCACGCCAAGGCGTCCGGCCAGGACCTCTCCTACTTCGACCAGGAGGCCGGCGAGCGCTGGACTCCGTACGTCATCGAGCCGGCGGCCGGTGTGAACCGCGCGATGCTCGCCTTCATGCTCGACGCGTACATCGAGGACGAGGCGCCCAACGCCAAGGGCAAGATGGAGAAGCGCACCGTCATGCAGCTCGACCCGCGCCTGGCGCCGGTCAAGGTTGCGGTGCTGCCGCTGTCCCGTAACCCGCAGCTGTCGCCGAAGGCGAAGGGGCTGGCCACGGACCTGCGCAAGAACTGGAACATCGAGTTCGACGACGCGGGCGCGATCGGCCGCCGCTACCGCCGCCAGGACGAGATCGGCACGCCGTTCTGCGTCACGGTCGACTTCGACACCCTCGACGACAACGCGGTGACCGTGCGCGAGCGCGACACCATGAAGCAGGAGCGGGTCAGCCTGGACCAGATCCAGGCGTACCTGGGCGCGCGGCTGCTCGGCTGCTAG